One genomic window of Chloroflexota bacterium includes the following:
- a CDS encoding radical SAM protein, which yields MLGVTRLLCGTTTETDGLRYGPTHRRFEDGIPRPVVVWTTTRRCNLDCLHCYAAAADRPFKGELTTEEAQTFIADLGRFGVPVLLLSGGEPLIRPDIFELAAFAHEQGIRTTLSTNGTRITREVAQRIKDVGFGYVGISLDGIGARHDYFRGQDGAFEAALGGIRNCVAVGQRVGLRLTLTRHTVRDLDNIFALVEQERINRVCFYHLVPSGRGRQIAGDLLSPEEARDAVERIFAKAQDFHRRGLEKELLTVDNHADGVLLYLKVLREDGPERAAEVLALLRRNGGNSSGARLAHVDNLGNVHPDQFWWKQQLGNVRQRPFSEIWSGEDVPFLQAMRNRREKLQGRCGSCRFLDICNGNFRARAEGLTGDPWADDPGCYLTDAEVMQREAVHA from the coding sequence GTGCTTGGTGTAACGCGGCTGCTCTGTGGCACGACAACCGAAACCGATGGCCTGCGCTATGGCCCCACGCATCGACGCTTCGAGGACGGCATCCCCCGTCCGGTGGTGGTCTGGACGACCACCCGCCGCTGCAACCTCGACTGCCTGCACTGCTATGCCGCTGCCGCCGACCGTCCCTTCAAGGGCGAGCTGACGACCGAGGAGGCGCAGACGTTCATCGCGGACCTCGGGCGGTTCGGGGTGCCGGTGCTGCTGCTCTCCGGCGGCGAGCCGCTGATCCGCCCGGACATCTTCGAGCTGGCGGCGTTCGCGCACGAGCAGGGCATTCGCACCACCCTCTCGACCAACGGCACGCGCATCACCCGCGAGGTGGCCCAGCGGATCAAGGACGTCGGGTTCGGGTACGTCGGCATCAGCCTGGACGGCATCGGTGCGCGCCACGACTACTTCCGGGGGCAGGATGGCGCGTTCGAGGCGGCGCTCGGCGGCATCCGCAACTGCGTGGCCGTCGGCCAGCGGGTCGGACTGCGGCTGACGCTCACCCGCCACACCGTCCGCGACCTGGACAACATCTTCGCGCTGGTCGAGCAGGAGCGGATCAACCGCGTCTGCTTCTACCACCTCGTGCCGAGCGGGCGCGGGCGGCAGATCGCCGGCGACCTGCTCTCGCCCGAGGAGGCCCGCGACGCCGTCGAGCGGATCTTCGCGAAGGCCCAGGACTTCCACCGGCGCGGGCTGGAGAAGGAGCTGCTGACGGTAGACAACCATGCGGACGGCGTTCTGCTCTACCTGAAGGTGCTCCGCGAGGATGGCCCCGAGCGGGCGGCCGAGGTGCTCGCGCTGCTGCGCCGCAACGGCGGCAACAGCTCGGGTGCCAGGCTCGCGCATGTAGACAACCTCGGCAACGTCCACCCGGATCAGTTCTGGTGGAAGCAGCAGCTTGGCAACGTCCGCCAGCGCCCGTTCAGCGAGATCTGGTCTGGCGAGGACGTGCCGTTCCTCCAGGCGATGCGGAATCGGCGCGAGAAGCTCCAGGGTCGCTGCGGCAGCTGCCGGTTCCTGGACATCTGCAACGGGAACTTCCGCGCACGCGCCGAGGGGCTGACCGGCGACCCCTGGGCCGACGACCCGGGCTGCTATTTGACGGATGCCGAAGTGATGCAGCGGGAGGCCGTCCATGCCTGA
- a CDS encoding cupin domain-containing protein, which translates to MIVTNYRDRAAFLPNRFSPVILGQSDRTKVVLACFEPGQFIPVHTPGADVTLIVLEGEGVIVAGDEEQAVGPGAIAVVPAGSARGIKATTQLIAAHVVTPPPTEEDHVEVHAKLKARTFR; encoded by the coding sequence ATCATCGTGACGAACTACCGGGACCGGGCGGCGTTCCTCCCGAATCGCTTCTCGCCAGTGATCCTCGGCCAGTCCGACCGCACGAAGGTCGTCCTGGCATGCTTCGAGCCCGGCCAGTTCATTCCCGTGCACACCCCTGGCGCAGACGTGACCCTGATCGTCCTCGAAGGCGAGGGCGTCATCGTGGCGGGCGACGAGGAGCAGGCAGTCGGTCCGGGCGCGATCGCGGTGGTGCCGGCCGGGTCGGCTCGCGGCATCAAGGCCACGACCCAGCTGATCGCCGCGCACGTCGTGACCCCGCCGCCCACCGAGGAGGATCACGTCGAGGTTCACGCCAAGCTCAAAGCGCGCACCTTCCGATGA
- a CDS encoding molybdopterin-dependent oxidoreductase, protein MLKDLAFLQTVPEIPNPLKFYPNRAWEKVYRDLYQVDSEYTFLCAPNDTHNCLLTAKVRNGIVTRIEPTYKYGKATDNYGNQASHRWDPRACSKGLGLTRKFYGDRRVKGAMVRKGYLEWARAGYPRDAATGRPDERYFQRGKDEWVKLPWDEAYTLVAKSIVNIAKTYTGHDGEERLLKQGYDPAMVAKQHGVGTQVLKFRGGMPFLGATRLFGLYRVANSMALLDAKLRNVGPDEAIGGRPWDSYTWHTDLPPGHPMVTGQQTVEFDLFTVENAKLVTVWGMNWTTTKMPDSHWLTEARMRGARVVVISAEYQATANKADDVIVLRAGTDAALALGIARIIIDEKLYDEKFVKRFTDLPLLVRMDTLKKLHAKDIIPNYQPAELTNFAKVIEPGAAGNPNVMQNALEIPKAMRDAWDDSVVWDTRTNTPKVVTRDQVGDYFDALNIDPALEGTFEVTLVDGTRVPVRPVFGLEREYLDALPIKAVSELTWVPEAGIRFLARAIAENAGSTLLIHGVGPNHFFNADQKDRALFLVASLTKNIGNMGGTPGAYAGNYRVSMFSGLPQYINEDPFNITLDASQPSKVKSYAKGESAHYFNYGDRPLRIGNKVFNGDTHMPTPTKLFWFANSNSLLGNIKGFYDVMHNTLPKVETIVCNEWWWTLSCEYSDVVFGVDSWGDFKHPDMAGSVSNPFVSVYPRSPLKRIFDTVADVETFAGVGRALAAEANEPRFADYWRFISDGQTDVYLQRIVNASNTLRGYQFTTMENLAKQGQPVLMQSRTYPRVVGWEQTNESRPWYTRSGRLEFYRDENEFIEYGENLSVYREPVDATFYEPNAIVGNKFHPALRPAPPEQYGLRRDDLSTDVRQVRNVVMQWSELKQTKPARNKDGFTHLFLTPKYRHGAHTTPTDLDSSAMLFGPFTDVYRRDKRMPWVNEAYADINPSDGRALGLEEGDYIWIDADPEDRPYRGWKKDDPDYKVSRLMCRARFYPGMPKGVIRMWFNMYQASHGSVEGHETRPDGLAKNPRTNYQSSFRYGGHQSATRAWLRPTLLTDTMARKNNIGQVMGAGFESDVYCANGAPKEAFIRVTKAEDGGMGSKGIWRPATLGIRPTYENEEMKRYLGGGFIEKG, encoded by the coding sequence ATGCTCAAGGATCTCGCGTTCCTCCAGACCGTTCCCGAGATCCCGAACCCGCTCAAGTTCTACCCGAACCGAGCGTGGGAAAAGGTCTACCGGGATCTCTATCAGGTGGACTCGGAATACACCTTCCTGTGCGCTCCGAACGACACCCACAACTGCCTGCTGACGGCCAAAGTCCGCAACGGCATCGTCACCCGTATCGAGCCGACCTACAAGTACGGCAAGGCAACCGACAACTACGGCAATCAGGCGTCCCACCGCTGGGACCCGCGAGCCTGCTCGAAGGGGCTGGGCCTCACCCGCAAGTTCTACGGCGACCGCCGCGTCAAGGGCGCGATGGTTCGCAAGGGCTACCTGGAGTGGGCGCGCGCTGGCTACCCGCGCGACGCCGCCACCGGCCGCCCGGACGAGCGCTACTTCCAGCGCGGCAAGGACGAGTGGGTCAAGCTCCCCTGGGACGAGGCGTATACCCTCGTCGCGAAGTCCATCGTCAACATCGCCAAGACCTACACCGGCCATGACGGCGAGGAGCGGCTGCTCAAGCAGGGCTACGATCCGGCGATGGTCGCAAAGCAGCACGGCGTCGGCACCCAGGTGCTCAAGTTCCGGGGCGGCATGCCGTTCCTCGGGGCGACGCGCCTCTTCGGGCTGTACCGCGTGGCGAACAGCATGGCGCTGCTCGACGCGAAGCTGCGGAACGTCGGACCAGACGAGGCCATCGGTGGCCGACCCTGGGACAGCTACACCTGGCACACCGACCTGCCGCCCGGCCATCCGATGGTCACCGGCCAGCAGACCGTCGAGTTCGACCTGTTCACCGTCGAGAACGCCAAGCTGGTCACGGTCTGGGGGATGAACTGGACCACCACCAAGATGCCCGACAGCCACTGGCTGACGGAGGCCCGCATGCGCGGCGCACGGGTGGTGGTGATCTCCGCCGAATACCAGGCCACCGCCAACAAGGCCGACGACGTGATCGTGCTGCGGGCCGGCACCGACGCGGCGCTGGCGCTGGGCATCGCCCGGATCATCATCGACGAGAAGCTGTACGACGAGAAGTTCGTCAAGCGGTTCACGGACCTGCCGCTGCTGGTCCGCATGGACACCCTCAAGAAGCTCCACGCCAAGGACATCATCCCGAACTACCAGCCGGCCGAGCTGACCAACTTCGCCAAGGTGATCGAGCCGGGTGCAGCGGGCAACCCGAACGTCATGCAGAACGCCCTCGAGATCCCGAAGGCGATGCGCGACGCCTGGGACGACTCGGTCGTCTGGGACACCCGCACGAACACCCCGAAGGTGGTCACGCGGGATCAGGTGGGCGACTACTTCGACGCCCTGAACATCGATCCGGCCCTGGAAGGCACGTTCGAGGTCACCCTGGTGGACGGCACGAGGGTGCCGGTCCGGCCGGTCTTCGGGCTGGAGCGCGAGTACCTGGATGCCCTGCCCATCAAGGCCGTCTCCGAGCTGACCTGGGTTCCCGAGGCTGGCATCCGCTTCCTGGCGCGCGCCATCGCCGAGAACGCCGGTTCCACCCTGCTGATCCACGGCGTCGGCCCGAACCACTTCTTCAACGCCGACCAGAAGGACCGTGCGCTGTTCCTGGTCGCCTCGCTGACCAAGAACATCGGCAACATGGGCGGCACGCCCGGCGCCTACGCTGGCAACTACCGCGTCTCGATGTTCAGTGGCCTGCCGCAGTACATCAACGAAGATCCGTTCAACATCACGCTCGATGCTTCGCAGCCCTCGAAGGTCAAGAGCTACGCCAAGGGCGAGTCCGCGCACTACTTCAACTACGGCGACCGCCCCCTGCGTATCGGCAACAAGGTCTTCAACGGCGACACCCACATGCCCACGCCGACGAAGCTGTTCTGGTTCGCCAACTCGAACTCGCTGCTCGGCAACATCAAGGGCTTCTACGACGTCATGCACAACACGTTGCCGAAGGTCGAGACGATCGTCTGCAACGAGTGGTGGTGGACGCTCTCCTGCGAGTACTCCGACGTCGTGTTCGGGGTGGACAGCTGGGGCGACTTCAAGCACCCGGACATGGCCGGCTCGGTCAGCAACCCGTTCGTCAGCGTCTACCCGCGCTCACCGCTCAAGCGGATATTCGACACCGTCGCCGATGTCGAGACGTTCGCAGGGGTCGGCCGGGCGCTGGCCGCCGAGGCGAATGAGCCGCGCTTCGCAGACTACTGGCGTTTCATCAGCGACGGTCAGACCGACGTCTACCTGCAGCGGATCGTCAACGCCAGCAACACGCTGCGCGGCTACCAGTTCACCACGATGGAGAATCTGGCGAAGCAGGGCCAGCCGGTCCTGATGCAGTCGCGGACCTACCCGCGCGTCGTCGGCTGGGAGCAGACCAACGAGAGCCGCCCCTGGTACACCCGCTCCGGTCGGCTGGAGTTCTACCGCGACGAGAACGAGTTCATCGAGTACGGCGAGAACCTCTCCGTCTACCGCGAGCCGGTCGATGCGACCTTCTACGAGCCGAACGCCATCGTCGGCAACAAGTTCCACCCGGCCCTGCGGCCGGCCCCGCCCGAGCAGTACGGCCTGCGCCGCGACGACTTGAGCACCGACGTTCGGCAGGTCCGGAACGTCGTCATGCAGTGGTCCGAGCTGAAGCAGACCAAGCCGGCCCGCAACAAGGACGGCTTCACCCACCTGTTCCTGACCCCGAAGTACCGCCACGGAGCGCACACCACGCCGACCGACCTCGACTCCTCGGCCATGCTGTTCGGGCCGTTCACCGACGTGTACCGCCGGGACAAGCGCATGCCGTGGGTCAACGAGGCCTACGCCGACATCAACCCGTCGGACGGTCGGGCGCTCGGCCTGGAGGAAGGCGACTACATCTGGATCGACGCCGATCCAGAGGACCGGCCGTATCGCGGCTGGAAGAAGGACGACCCGGACTACAAAGTCTCGCGGCTGATGTGCCGGGCGCGCTTCTACCCGGGGATGCCCAAGGGCGTCATCCGGATGTGGTTCAACATGTACCAGGCCAGCCACGGCAGCGTGGAAGGCCACGAGACACGGCCAGACGGCCTCGCCAAGAACCCGCGCACCAACTACCAGTCCTCGTTCCGGTACGGCGGCCACCAGTCCGCCACCCGCGCCTGGCTCCGCCCCACCCTCCTGACCGACACGATGGCCCGCAAGAACAACATCGGGCAGGTCATGGGGGCCGGCTTCGAGTCCGACGTGTACTGCGCGAACGGCGCCCCGAAGGAGGCGTTCATCCGCGTCACCAAGGCCGAGGACGGCGGCATGGGCTCGAAAGGCATCTGGCGCCCGGCCACGCTCGGCATCCGGCCCACCTACGAGAACGAAGAGATGAAGCGCTACCTCGGCGGTGGCTTCATCGAGAAGGGGTGA
- a CDS encoding dehydrogenase, with protein sequence MPKVFNWQINREMEYPYDAAFPKKQFGAVFDINKCIACQTCTMTCKTAWTSGRGQEYMLWNNVETKPYGFYPTGWDLNILKMLGPQTWKGSTYTGKTIFEAAPTAGDGHAVTGWLPEGEDWAAPNLGEDEPFGQIDGGTYFTLPHPVWSFYLQRVCNHCTYPACLASCPRQAIYKREEDGIVLVDEERCRGYRECVRSCPFKKVMYNAATRVSEKCIACFPRVEQGLQPYCTISCIGRIRINGWIHDPANADPENPTDFLIHTRKVALPLYPQFGLGVNIYYVPPIHVPPRYLEQMFGPGVENAITTYKQMRDDPELMGVMMLMGSTDRWIEKFRVKGDRVYGYDAKGDEIANVPLKEPIFVRPLLDIERGVYRHNIT encoded by the coding sequence ATGCCAAAGGTGTTCAACTGGCAGATCAACCGCGAGATGGAGTACCCGTACGACGCTGCGTTCCCGAAGAAGCAGTTCGGGGCCGTCTTCGACATCAATAAGTGCATCGCCTGCCAGACCTGCACCATGACGTGCAAGACGGCCTGGACCTCTGGCCGGGGGCAGGAGTACATGCTCTGGAACAACGTCGAGACGAAGCCGTACGGCTTCTACCCGACGGGCTGGGATCTGAACATCCTCAAGATGCTCGGCCCCCAGACCTGGAAGGGCTCGACGTACACGGGCAAGACGATCTTCGAGGCCGCGCCCACGGCCGGCGACGGCCACGCCGTCACCGGCTGGCTGCCCGAGGGCGAGGACTGGGCCGCGCCCAACCTCGGCGAGGACGAGCCGTTCGGGCAGATCGACGGCGGCACCTACTTCACGCTGCCGCACCCGGTCTGGTCGTTCTACCTGCAGCGGGTCTGCAACCACTGCACCTATCCCGCCTGCCTCGCTTCGTGCCCGCGCCAGGCGATCTACAAGCGCGAGGAGGACGGCATCGTCCTGGTGGACGAGGAGCGCTGCCGAGGGTACCGCGAGTGCGTGCGGTCGTGTCCCTTCAAGAAGGTCATGTACAACGCCGCCACCCGCGTCTCGGAGAAGTGCATCGCCTGCTTCCCACGCGTCGAGCAGGGCTTGCAGCCGTACTGCACCATCAGCTGCATCGGGCGCATCCGGATCAACGGCTGGATTCACGATCCGGCCAACGCCGACCCGGAGAACCCGACCGACTTCCTGATCCACACCCGCAAGGTGGCGCTGCCGCTCTATCCACAGTTCGGGCTGGGCGTGAACATCTACTACGTCCCGCCGATCCACGTGCCGCCGCGCTACCTGGAGCAGATGTTCGGGCCGGGCGTCGAGAACGCCATCACCACCTACAAGCAGATGCGCGACGACCCCGAGCTGATGGGCGTGATGATGCTCATGGGCTCGACGGATCGCTGGATCGAGAAGTTCCGCGTCAAGGGTGACCGCGTCTACGGCTACGACGCCAAGGGCGATGAGATCGCCAACGTGCCACTCAAGGAGCCGATCTTCGTACGGCCGCTGCTCGACATCGAGCGCGGGGTGTACCGCCACAACATCACCTGA
- a CDS encoding nitrate reductase, protein MKRFARTPQVVVGLLVAVAVALSFNGSALAQQVPTVSATHVQRVSADPFDPSWSTAPLSVVPLTSQMVALPRLATPSVSTVYVRALNDGERIGFRLDWDDPTRDAHALQPTEFRDAAAVMLAAPQGTPNICMGSPGQVTNLWHWKADWQEDLDKGYQEVVDAYPNFFKDYYPFVTGTPPYRMPVDFASPDAKRYIIGQAAGNPMSQPARTTPVEEMLSAGFGTTTHRAQQTVEGKGVWTNGHWQVTFVRPLATTGAEAASLANEKQAPVAFAVWNGSNAEVGARKQLSGMATVRILPPEVPAPPPAAPQPITSGAAAWEWWHVAVGLSIVGLLVAMGVLGESHGRRWARRSERRDDDQ, encoded by the coding sequence ATGAAACGATTCGCACGCACCCCGCAGGTCGTCGTCGGACTGCTCGTCGCAGTCGCCGTCGCCCTGTCGTTCAACGGTTCTGCACTCGCACAACAGGTTCCTACCGTCAGCGCCACCCACGTCCAGCGCGTGTCCGCGGACCCGTTCGATCCGTCCTGGTCCACGGCGCCGCTGTCGGTCGTGCCGCTGACGTCCCAGATGGTCGCGCTGCCACGGCTGGCCACGCCCTCCGTGTCCACGGTCTACGTCCGCGCGCTCAACGACGGCGAGCGGATCGGCTTCCGGCTCGACTGGGACGATCCAACCCGTGACGCGCACGCGCTCCAGCCCACCGAGTTCCGCGATGCCGCCGCCGTCATGCTGGCCGCGCCGCAGGGCACGCCCAACATCTGCATGGGCTCGCCCGGGCAGGTGACCAACCTCTGGCACTGGAAGGCCGACTGGCAGGAGGATCTCGACAAGGGCTACCAGGAGGTCGTCGACGCCTATCCGAACTTCTTCAAAGACTACTACCCGTTCGTCACGGGCACGCCCCCGTACCGCATGCCCGTCGATTTCGCATCCCCGGATGCGAAGCGCTACATCATCGGGCAGGCGGCCGGGAACCCCATGAGCCAGCCGGCCCGCACGACGCCCGTCGAAGAGATGCTCTCGGCCGGCTTCGGCACGACCACCCACCGCGCTCAGCAGACGGTCGAAGGCAAGGGCGTCTGGACGAACGGCCACTGGCAGGTGACCTTCGTGCGGCCACTCGCCACGACGGGCGCTGAGGCGGCCAGCCTCGCCAACGAGAAGCAGGCCCCCGTCGCGTTCGCCGTCTGGAACGGCTCCAACGCCGAGGTCGGCGCGCGCAAGCAGCTCTCCGGCATGGCGACGGTCCGCATCCTGCCCCCGGAGGTTCCCGCGCCACCGCCGGCCGCGCCCCAGCCGATCACCAGCGGCGCTGCCGCGTGGGAATGGTGGCACGTCGCCGTCGGGCTGTCCATCGTCGGCCTGCTGGTGGCCATGGGCGTGCTCGGCGAGTCGCATGGCCGCCGCTGGGCCCGCCGATCGGAGCGGCGAGATGACGATCAATGA
- a CDS encoding molecular chaperone TorD family protein, translating into MTINDTLMARATLWSWVARAFAYPLPALEQALSDPAGRTRLALLAESADETGALGPLLEAVWQAVDLPDASNVSLTEEHTFLFGRHVRVPPYESSYVLQRGADRSTHLSEIGGLYAAFGLSIAEDAPEMPDHLGAECELLAVLLMKEAYAREEGWSGRAKLTRHARRKLIAEHLQLWLPTFVERLDKHHRRTFYPAVGALLLRLLELEEAQLNTARPAPIEAAEPVSDEGVQQSPVDAPWPSMAECAGSASR; encoded by the coding sequence ATGACGATCAATGACACGTTGATGGCACGCGCGACCCTCTGGAGCTGGGTCGCGCGCGCCTTCGCCTACCCGCTCCCGGCGCTCGAACAGGCGCTCAGCGATCCAGCCGGGCGCACCCGGCTGGCCCTCCTGGCCGAGTCCGCCGACGAGACCGGCGCCCTCGGGCCGTTGTTGGAGGCCGTCTGGCAGGCCGTCGACCTGCCAGACGCCAGCAACGTCAGCCTGACCGAGGAGCACACCTTCCTCTTCGGGCGGCACGTGCGGGTGCCCCCCTACGAGAGCAGCTACGTGCTGCAGCGTGGCGCGGACCGCTCGACGCACCTCTCGGAGATCGGCGGGCTGTACGCGGCGTTTGGCCTCAGCATCGCCGAGGACGCGCCCGAGATGCCCGACCACCTGGGCGCGGAGTGCGAGCTGCTGGCCGTCCTGCTGATGAAGGAGGCGTATGCCCGGGAGGAGGGCTGGTCAGGGCGGGCCAAACTGACCCGTCATGCTCGCCGCAAGCTGATCGCCGAGCATCTGCAGCTCTGGCTGCCGACCTTCGTCGAGCGGCTCGACAAGCACCACCGTCGCACGTTCTACCCGGCGGTTGGCGCACTCCTGCTGCGGCTGCTGGAACTGGAGGAGGCACAGCTCAACACCGCACGCCCGGCCCCGATCGAGGCGGCCGAGCCGGTGTCCGACGAGGGTGTGCAGCAGTCACCGGTCGATGCGCCGTGGCCCTCGATGGCCGAGTGCGCCGGGAGTGCTTCGAGATGA
- a CDS encoding RraA family protein → MTDTYQLAQYFKHFRTTDVVDGLDAVGRADLTLMDERVKPLWQGIRFWGPAVTVRAIPANKRMPVLTPEEAIRSHQIWFAEHGGMLVGDAVKPGCVVVTATAGCPETGIWGSNNTLAMIDRGAVGVLTDGYARDTDELILQKTPIACRARGRPIIPGRVTFTGLNEPAAVGGVLVRPGDIVGVDGDGAVVVPAEVVQDVITIAKGILIDDAKKRRRLYERQGIPFDETVDYEAMEAFLADF, encoded by the coding sequence GTGACAGACACCTACCAACTGGCACAGTACTTCAAGCACTTCCGCACGACCGACGTGGTGGACGGGCTGGACGCCGTGGGCCGCGCCGACCTGACCCTGATGGATGAGCGCGTCAAGCCGCTCTGGCAGGGCATCCGATTCTGGGGGCCCGCCGTGACGGTCCGGGCGATCCCGGCCAACAAGCGGATGCCCGTGCTGACGCCCGAGGAAGCGATCCGCTCGCACCAGATCTGGTTTGCCGAGCATGGCGGCATGCTGGTGGGCGACGCCGTCAAGCCGGGCTGCGTGGTGGTGACGGCGACGGCTGGCTGCCCCGAGACGGGGATCTGGGGCTCGAACAACACCCTGGCGATGATCGACAGGGGGGCGGTCGGCGTGCTGACGGACGGTTACGCCCGCGACACCGACGAACTGATCCTTCAGAAGACGCCGATTGCCTGCCGTGCCCGTGGCCGCCCGATCATCCCTGGCCGGGTCACCTTCACGGGCCTCAACGAGCCGGCAGCCGTCGGCGGCGTGTTGGTGCGGCCGGGCGACATCGTCGGAGTGGACGGCGACGGCGCGGTGGTGGTGCCGGCCGAGGTGGTGCAGGACGTGATCACCATCGCCAAGGGCATCCTGATCGACGATGCGAAGAAGCGCCGCCGGCTCTACGAGCGGCAGGGCATCCCGTTCGACGAGACGGTGGACTACGAGGCGATGGAGGCGTTCCTGGCGGACTTCTGA
- the purQ gene encoding phosphoribosylformylglycinamidine synthase I, with the protein MRIAVVVFPGTNCDQETLYVLGAVLGQDAEPVWHADTDLARFDAIVLPGGFSYGDHLRAGAIARFSPVMRSVAEQAKRDRIVVGICNGFQVLCEAGLLPGALLPNAGGAFASQWVHCRVESEQSALTAGVPAGTVLRLPIAHGEGRYVAPPETLAELESSGRVIFRYADAVGAVTDASNPNGSLGNIAGIASAGGNVVGLMPHPERAAESELPSQDGLPLLRALISYGSRAAAHLTGSAAHGSTVQVGAARTGAASR; encoded by the coding sequence TTGCGAATCGCGGTCGTCGTCTTCCCAGGCACGAATTGCGACCAGGAAACCCTCTACGTGCTGGGAGCAGTGCTCGGGCAGGATGCCGAGCCGGTCTGGCACGCCGACACCGACCTCGCCCGCTTCGACGCCATCGTGCTGCCGGGCGGCTTCTCCTACGGGGACCATCTCCGGGCCGGGGCCATCGCTCGCTTCTCGCCGGTCATGCGCTCCGTGGCCGAGCAGGCGAAGCGTGACCGCATCGTCGTCGGCATCTGCAACGGCTTCCAGGTCCTGTGCGAGGCCGGCCTGCTGCCGGGCGCGCTGCTGCCGAACGCCGGCGGAGCGTTCGCCAGCCAGTGGGTCCACTGCCGCGTCGAGAGCGAGCAGTCCGCGCTCACGGCTGGCGTGCCAGCAGGCACGGTCCTGCGCCTGCCCATCGCGCACGGCGAGGGCCGCTACGTCGCGCCGCCCGAGACGCTGGCCGAGCTTGAGTCGAGCGGCCGCGTCATCTTCCGCTACGCCGATGCGGTCGGGGCCGTCACCGACGCCTCGAACCCGAACGGCTCCCTCGGCAACATCGCCGGGATCGCCAGCGCCGGCGGCAACGTGGTCGGGCTGATGCCGCACCCGGAGCGCGCCGCCGAGTCGGAGCTGCCCTCACAGGATGGGTTGCCGCTACTGCGGGCGCTGATCTCATACGGGAGCCGCGCCGCCGCGCACCTGACGGGGAGCGCTGCTCACGGCAGCACCGTCCAGGTTGGGGCGGCCCGGACGGGGGCGGCCAGCCGATGA